AATGCGCCGTCGCCCGCGCCATGCCGCAGGCGGTGATCATCCGGCCCTCGCTCATATTCGGGGTGGACGGGCCGTTTCCCGCCATGTTTGCGCGCATGGCGCGGTTCATGCCGGTCGTGCCGGTATTCGGCGCGGCTACCCGGTTCCAGCCGGTCTGGGTGGGTGATGTGGCCGAGGGCATGCTGCGTATCGCAACGGGGGAACACATGGCGGGTGCCGTGTTCGAATTCGGCGGGCCGAAAATCATGACCATGCGCCAGATCGTGGCATGGTCGGCGCGGTGGGCGGGCCATCCGCGTCCGCTGTTCGAGGTGCCGCGCTGGCTGGCCAGTGCGCAGGCCAGCGTGCTCGAGCACCTGCCCGGCAAGGTGCTGACACGCGACCAGGTCCGGCTGCTTTATGTCGACAATGTCGTGGCCCCCGGCGCGCGCACGATCGAAATGCTGGGCATCACGCCCGCCCCGATGGACCTGATCCTGGGCTGAGGCAGGAAAACTGGGGGAATTTGCCGTTTTCTTCCATTAAGGTCAGTACTGCTGTCTTTTCTTTGCGTGTGGGGTTGCGTAGGTCTGTCCCTCGCCACGGGGGTGCAGGTGCCGCCATGGCATCCTTATCCATCCGCACACCGGGGGCAGACCGATGGCCGAGCGCATGCTGAAATTCGTCTCTGTGGCGCAGGAGCAGCCGGACAAGCGGCCTGCCGGGGCGCGCAGCAGGGATTTCAATGAAATCTATGAGGAATTCGTGCCCGCCCGGGCCGAAGCACAGTCCTCGCGCTGCTCGCAGTGTGGCGTGCCGTTCTGCTCGGTGCACTGCCCGCTGGGCAACAACATCCCCGACTGGCTGATGATGACGGCGGCGGGCCGGATGGAGGAAGCGTACGAACTTTCGTCCGCCACCAATACCTTCCCCGAAATCTGTGGCCGCATCTGCCCGCAGGACCGCCTGTGCGAAGGTAACTGCGTGATCGAGGACGGGTTCGAGAGCGTCACCATCGGCGCGGTCGAGCGCTACATTACCGATACCGCCTTTGATAACGGCTGGGTCAGGCCGGTGAAGCCGGTGGCCGAGCGTGACGAAAGTGTTGCCATCATCGGTGCCGGTCCCGGCGGGCTGGCCGCCGCGGTGCAGCTGCGCGAGCAGGGGTACCAGGTCCATGTATATGACCGTTACGACCGCATTGGCGGCCTGATGATGTATGGCATCCCCGGCTTCAAGCTGGAAAAGGACATTGTCCTGCGCCGCCACAAACTGCTGGTGGAATCCGGCGTGCAGTTCCATCTGGGCAAGGGTATTGGCGATGCGGATGGCGCGGACAGCATTGCATTCTCCACCCTGCGCGCGCGCCATGATGGCGTGCTGATTGCAACGGGTGTGTACAAGTCGCGTGATATCGGTGGTCCCGGCGCCGGCCTGAATGGTATCGTGCGCGCGCTGGATTACCTGACGGCGTCCAACCGCGTCTCGCTGGGTGACAGGGTCGCGGAATATGACAGTGGCGAACTGAATGCCGCGGGCAGGTCGGTCGTTGTGATCGGCGGTGGCGATACGGCCATGGACTGCGTGCGCACCGCCATCCGCCAGGGTGCGAAGTCGGTCAGGTGCCTGTACCGCCGCGACCGCGCCAACATGCCCGGCTCCGTGCGTGAAGTGAAGAATGCCGAGGAAGAGGGCGTCGAGTTCGTGTGGCTCGCGGCCCCGCAGGCGTTCGAGGGCGAAGGCCACGTGAGCGGCGTGCGCGCAACCCGCATGAAGCTGGGCCTGCCCGATGCATCGGGCCGCCAGTCCGTCGAGCCGGTGGAAGGCAGCGCCTTTACGCTGGAAGCCGACATGGTGGTCAAGGCGCTGGGCTTCGACCCCGAACCGCTGCCCACGCTGTGGGGCCAGCCGGAACTGGAGGTCTCGCGCTGGGGCACGCTCATGATCGACCGCCACACGTTCATGACCAGCCTGCCCGGCGTGTTCGCGGCGGGTGACATCGTGCGTGGGGCCAGCCTGGTGGTGTGGGCCATCCGCGATGGGCGGGATGCGGCAGCGCAGATGCATGCATGGCTAGAGGAATTGACGGCCGCACAGGCCGAGGTGGCGGAGTAAGCATGATGGATCAGTTTGAAAACCAGTCCACCGATTTCGTTCAGGAATGGCGCGACAACGCGCAGGCCATTTCCGGCCTGTACACCCCCGCCGATGAACACGATGCCTGCGGCGTGGGCATGGTCGCGGCGCTTGATGGCAGGCCGCGCCGTGATGTGGTGGAAGCCGGTATCGCGGCGCTCAAGGCGGTATGGCACCGGGGGGCCGTCGATGCCGATGGCAAGACCGGCGACGGTGCTGGCATCCATGTCGAGATCCCGCAGGATTTCTTTGCCGATGCGATCCATGCCGGCGGCGCCGAAGGCGGCGTGGACAGCCAGATTGCGGTGGGCATGGTCTTCCTGCCCAAGACCGATATCGCGGCACAGGAACGCTGCCGCCAGATCATCGAAAGTGAGATCCTGGCCTTTGGCTACAGCATCTATGGCTGGCGGCAGGTGCCCATCAACACCGACTGCATCGGGGAAAAGGCCAACGCCACCCGCCCCGAGATCGAGCAGATCCTGATCCGCAACCTGCCCGGCAGTGCCGAGGCCGAGTTCGAGCGCGATCTGTACGTGATCCGCCGCCGGATCGAGAAAAGCGCCATTGCCAACCAGGTGGACCTGTATGTCTGCTCGCTGTCGTGCCGGTCGCTGATCTACAAGGGCATGTTCCTGGCCGAGCACCTGACGGAGTTCTATCCCGACCTGCTTGACCCGCGCTTTGTCAGCCGCTTCGCGATCTATCACCAGCGCTATTCGACCAACACCTTCCCGACATGGAAGCTGGCCCAGCCCTTCCGTCGGCTGGCCCATAATGGTGAGATCAACACCATCTCGGGCAACGTCAACTGGATGAAAAGCCACGAGACCCGTCTGGCCGACCCCGTCCTTGACCCGTATATGGATGACCTCAAGCCCGTGGTGCAGGCACAGGGGTCGGACACGGCATGCTTTGACAACGTGTTCGAACTGCTGACCTTTGCCGGGCGTGATGCGCCCATGGCGCGCTGCCTGATGATCCCGGCCAGCGTGGGCGGCAATTCCGCCATGCCGCAGCGGCACCGGGACATGTATTCCTACTGCAACGCGGTGATGGAACCGTGGGATGGGCCGGCCGCCATATGCGCCACCGACGGACGGTGGATGGTGGCCGGCCTCGACCGCAGTGGCCTGCGCCCGCTGCGCTACACCGTGACCGGCAGCGGCCTGCTGATCGTGGGGTCCGAGACGGGTATGGTAAAGGTGCCCGAAGCCGATATCGTAAGCCGTGGCCGCCTTGGCCCGGGGCAGTCGCTTGCACTCGACCTGCATGCGGCAAAGCTCTACAGCAACGAGGAACTGCTTGATGAGCTGTCCGGGCGGCAGGATTTCTCCGCCTGGGTGAAGCGCACGCAGGAAATCTCGTCCATTGTCCGCCCCGATGGCAGCGAGCCGGTGCTGTATGACGCCGAAACCCTGCGCCGTCGCCAGCTTGCCGTTGGCCTGACGCTGGAAGATCTTGAAACCATCCTGCAGCCGATGGTGGAAAATGCGGCGGAGGCCATCGGGTCGATGGGTGATGATACACCGCTTGCGGTGCTGTCCACCCGCTACCGGGGTCTGGCGCATTACTTCCGTCAGGCCTTCAGCCAGGTCACCAACCCGCCCATCGACAGCCTGCGGGAGACGCGGGTGATGAGCCTCGTGACCCGTCTTGGCAACCTTGGCAACATCCTGGAGGAAAGCGAGAGCCAGTGCGACCTGCTCCAGCTGCCTTCCCCGGTGCTGACCACGGGTGAATTCCAGGCGCTGGTCGATTTCTGTGGCAAAAATGCCTGTATCATTGACTGCACCTTCCCCGCCGCCGAGGGTGAGGCCGGACTGCGCGCCGCCATTGCCCGCATCCGCGCCGAAGCCGAGGACCGCGTGCGCCAGGGCTGCACCCATGTGTTCCTGACCGATGAGCACCAGTCCGGTGATCGCGCCTACATCCCCATGATCCTGGCCACGGCAGCGGTGCACACGCATCTGGTGCGCCAGTCGCTGCGCACGTTCACATCGCTCAACGTCCGCTCGGCGGGTGCGCTGGACGTGCATGCCATCGCGGTCACGATCGGGGTGGGGGCGACCACGGTCAACCCGTATCTGGCGCAGGAAAGCATTGCCGACCGCCACCGCCGGGGCCTGTTCGGCAGGCTGACGCTGAGCGAGTCGGTGGAGCGTTACCGCAAGGCGGTGAACAAGGGGCTGCTCAAGATCATGTCCAAGATGGGCATCTCCATCGTGGCATCGTATCGCGGCGGCTACAATTTCGAGGCCATCGGGCTGTCGCGTGCGCTGACGGCGGAATTCTTCCCCGGCATGCCCTCGCGCATTTCCGGCATCGGCCTGACCGGCATCGCGCGCAATGTGCTGAGCTTCCACCACAAGGCGTGGAACAGGCAGGTCGAGACACTCTCGGTCGGCGGACGCTACAAGCTGCGCCGCACGGGTGAGGTGCATGCGTTTGATGGCAACCTGATCCACATGCTCCAGACTGCTGTGACCACGGGCAGCTTCTCGGTCTACCAGCGTTATGCCGATGCCGTGCGCCGCCAGCCGCCGGTGGCGCTGCGTGACCTGCTGGATTTCCGTGGCGGCCGCACGGCCATCCCCGTGGAATCGGTCGAGAGCATCACCGAACTGCGCAAGCGCCTGATCGCCCCCGGCATCTCGCTGGGCGCGCTGAGCCCCGAAGCGCACGAGACGCTGTCCATCGCCATGAACCGCATCGGTGCGAAATCCGATTCGGGTGAGGGCGGTGAAGACCCGGCACGCGCCAGGCCGCGCGCCAATGGCGACAACGCATCGTCCGCCATCAAGCAGATCGCGTCGGGCCGCTTTGGCGTGACCGCGCAGTACCTCAATGACTGCCGCGAGATCGAGATCAAGATGGCGCAGGGGGCCAAGCCGGGCGAGGGCGGGCAGCTGCCCGGCTTCAAGGTGACCGGACTGATCGCGAAGCTGCGCCACGCAACCGAAGGCGTGACTCTGATCTCGCCGCCGCCGCATCACGACATCTACTCGATCGAGGATCTGGCCCAGCTCATCTACGACCTCAAGCAGATCAACCCCGAGGCTACCGTGACCGTGAAGCTGGTCGCACGCTCCGGCATCGGCACGATCGCGGCAGGCGTGGCCAAGGCCAAGGCGGACGCGATCCTGATTTCAGGCCATTCCGGCGGCACGGGCGCAAGCCCGCAGTCCTCGGTCAAGTATGCGGGCATGCCGTGGGAACTGGGGCTGGCGGAAGCACATCAGGTGCTGATGCTCAACCGCCTGCGCCACCGGGTGAAGCTGCGTACCGATGGCGGGCTGAAGACCGGGCGCGACGTGGTGATCGCCGCCATGCTGGGGGCCGAGGAATTCGGCATCGGCACGGCCAGCCTCGTGGCCATGGGCTGCATCATGGTGCGCCAGTGCCATTCCAACACCTGCCCCGTTGGCGTGTGCACGCAGGATGACGAACTGCGCCGCAAGTTCGAAGGCACGCCGGAGAAGGTGATCAACCTGTTCTCCTTCATTGCCGAGGACGTGCGCAACATCCTGGCCTCGCTGGGCTTTACCTCGCTTAACGAGATCATCGGCCGCACCGACCTGCTGCATCAGGTGCTGCGCGGGGCGGACTATCTGGATGACCTGGATCTCAACTCGCTGCTGGCGCAGGCGGATCCCGGCCCCTATGGCCGCTACTGCACGCGTGAAGGCCGCAATGAGGTGCCCGAGACGCTGGATGCGCAGATGATCGCCGATGCACGGCCGCTGTTCGATCATGGCGAGAAGATGCAGCTGCAGTACAACGTGCAGAACACGCATCGCGCCATCGGCACGCGCATCTCCTCCCTGATCGTGCGGCAGTTCGGCATGAGCAAGCTCGCACCGGGCCATCTTACGGTGCGGCTGCGTGGCTCGGCTGGCCAGTCGCTGGGTGCGTTCGCGGTGCAGGGCCTCAAGCTCGAGGTACTGGGTGATGCGAACGACTACGTGGGCAAGGGGCTTTCAGGGGCGACCATTGTGGTCCGTCCCTCTCCCTCCTCCAGCCTTGTGTCGAACGAGAACGCGCTCATCGGCAACACGGTGCTGTATGGGGCCACGGCGGGTGCGCTGTATGCGGCGGGGCAGGCAGGTGAGCGCTTTGCGGTGCGCAATTCAGGTGCCACCGCGGTGGTCGAGGGCTGTGGCTCCAACGGCTGCGAATACATGACCGGCGGTACCGTGGTGATTCTGGGGGAGACGGGCGACAATTTCGGCGCGGGCTTCACCGGCGGCATGGCGTTTGTTTACGATGCCAGCGGCACCTTTGCCGAACGTGTGAACCCCGATACCCTTGCGTGGTGCCGCGTGCAGGACCCGAAATGGGAAGCCGTGCTGCGTGAGCAGGTCGAGATCCATGCCCGTGAAACCGGCAGCCGCTATGCCGAGCTGCTGTTGCATAACTGGGACAGGACGCTGCCGCGCTTCTGGCATGTGGTACCTACCGAATATGCGCGTGTAATCGGCTTTGAAGTCCCGGCGCTGGCGCGTGGCGCGTAGGGACCGGACGGCTTTTTTCAGTCAGGAAGCGGCAGGGGAGCCGGGCAGCGATGCCCGGCTCCCTGTGTATGCGGGGCAGAATATCGGCTGGCGGGGTCGCACAGGCTTGCGGGACGCATTAGGCTTGACCACATGGGAATCGCGGGGCTGGCGCATGGGTGCCGGGCCTGTCGTGATGTGATGGTTGGTGGTCGATTCTATGTCCAGAGCGTATTTTTCCGCTTCCGTGTCCGGTGTGCCCGGTCCCTCCCCCGTGCGGGAGGAAACGGGCCAGCCATCCGGTGCCACGCCAGGCCTGTCGGGGCTGCCGCGATGGGACCTGTCGGATCTGTATGCAGGCCCCGATGCACCGGAACTTGTGACCGACCTGGACCAGGCGGATGCGGATTCGCAGGCTTTCGCCAGCACATGGAAGGGGCGCCTGGCCAGCGTGCCCGGTGCCGAACTGGCGCAGGCCATTGCCGAATACCAGCGTATTGATGAAGTGCTGGGCCGGGCAGGGTCCTATGCCCAGCTCCTGTTCGCGGCCAATACGTCGGATTCGGACGTTGCGCGTTTCGCCCAGTCGGTCAATGAGCGGCTGACGGCCATTTCCACCCATCTCCTGTTCTTCACGCTCGAACTCAACCGCATTCCCGATGAGGGGCTGGCGGCGCAGATGAGTGACCCGGCGCTGGCGCACTGGGCACCCTTCCTGCGCGACCTGCGTGTCTTCCGCCCCTATCAGCTCCCTGATGAGGTGGAGGCGGTGCTGCATGAAAAATCGGTTACCGGTGCTGCCGCCTGGAACCGCCTGTTTGATGAGACGATGGCCAGCCTGCGCGTGCGCGTGGGGGGCGAGAGTGTGACGCTGGGCAACGCGCTCGATACCATGTCCAGCCCCGACCGCGGTGTGCGGGCGAATGCCGCGCGCGCCATTGGTGATGAACTGGGCCGGAATGTGAAGCTGTTCTCGCTCATCACCAACACGCTGGCCAAGGACAAGGCGATAACCGACGGGCTGCGGCATTACCCGCGCCCCACATCGGCCCGCAACTGCGCCAACATGGTCGAGGACGAGGTGGTCGACGCGCTGGTACTGGCCGTGACCGAGGCCTATCCCCGCCTGTCACACCGCTATTATGCGCTCAAGGCTAAGTGGCTGGGGCTGGAAAAGCTGGAATACTGGGACCGTAACGCACCCTTGACCACACAGGATGAACCGCTGATCCCGTGGGCGGATGCAACGAGGCAGGTCATGGCCGCCTATGAAGGTTTCGACCCGCGCATGGGCATGGTGGCGAAGCAGTTCTTCGACCATGCCTGGATTGATGCGCCCCCGGTGCCGGGCAAGGCATCGGGTGCGTTCGCCCACCCCACCGTGCCGTCGGCCCATCCCTACCTGCTGCTCAACTACCGTGGCCGCACGCGTGATGTGATGACGCTGGCGCATGAACTCGGCCATGGCGTGCATCAGGTTCTGGCGGGCAAGCAGGGTTATCTCATGTCCAGCACGCCGCTGACGCTGGCCGAGACCGCCAGCGTATTTGGCGAGATGCTGACCTTCCGCGCGCTGCTCGATGCCCAGACCGACCCCGCGCGCCGCAGGCTGATGCTGGCGGCGAAGGTGGAGGACATGCTCAACACCGTGGTGCGGCAGATCGCCTTCTACCGTTTCGAGATGCTGGTGCATGAGGAACGCCGCAAGGGCGAACTGCTGCCCGCGCGCATTGGCGAGATCTGGCGCCAGACCCAGGCCGAAAGCCTGGGCCCCGCCTTCAACTTCACGCCAGATTATGATGTTTACTGGACCTACGTCCCGCATTTCATCCATTCCCCGTTCTATGTATATGCCTATGCCTTTGGCGATTGTCTGGTAAACGCGCTATACGGGGTCTTCCGCTCCGGGCATCCGGGGTTTCAGGACAAGTATCTCGACATGCTCGGTGCTGGCGGGACCAAAAGGCACCGTGAACTGCTCGCCCCCTTCGGGCTGGATGCGGCGGATCCCGGTTTCTGGCAGAAGGGGCTGGATGTGATCGCCGGATTTATTGATGAACTGGAGCGTGTCTGACGTGGCGGATGAACGGAATATCGACAATACCGGCCTGTTTGGTGAATTCCGCCGCATGGTGCGCACGTCCGGCACGGTTGGCGGCATTGCCGCCCGCATTGCCGGGCACAAGATGGGCTTCCGCTCCTCCAGCCAGAGCGTCCATGCCGAGGATCTGAAAAGCGTGCTGGGCGGGCTGAAGGGCCCGCTGATGAAGGGCGCGCAGCTTCTCTCCACCATTCCCGGCGCCCTGCCGGAGGAATATGCCAAGGAACTGGCGCAGCTTCAGGCCAATGCGCCGCCGATGGGGTGGAACTTCGTCCGCCGCCGCATGTCAGCCGAACTCGGGCCGAACTGGGAGCGTAATTTCCGTTCCTTCAACCGCGAGGCCTCGGCCGCCGCCAGTCTGGGGCAGGTGCATCGCGCGGTGCTGCCTGACGGGCGCGTTGTGGCGTGCAAGCTGCAGTATCCGGACATGAAATCAACGGTCGAGTCCGACCTGCGCCAGTTCCGTCTGGCCGTGGGGCTGTTCTACCGCCTGGACAGCACGATCTGCCAGGATGACGTGCTGGAGGAACTGCAGGACCGGCTGTACGAGGAACTGGACTACCAGCGTGAGGCCGCGAACATGCGGCTGTACCACCTGATGCTGGCCGATTTTCCGGATGTGACCATTCCCCGGCCGGTCGATGCCCTGTGCACCCAGCGCCTGCTGACCATGGAATGGGTCAACGGGCGCGGTATCCAGAAGGTGCTGGACACCAACCCCACGCAGGAAGAGCGCAACAGCATGGCGCGTGCCCTGTTCCGGGCCTGGTATGCCCCGCTCTACCGCTATGGCGTGATCCATGGTGACCCGCATATGGGCAACTTTACCGTGCGTGACGATTTCGGGATCAACCTGCTCGATTTCGGGGCGATCCGTATTTTCCGGCCACGTTTCGTCCAGGGTATCATCGACCTGCACAGGGCGATCGAGACGGATGACGAGGACCTGGCCATGCATGCCTATGAGGCATGGGGCTTTGTCAATCTCTCGCGCGATACGGTGCGGGTGCTCAATGAATGGGCGCGCTTCATCTATGGCCCGCTGCTTGATGACCGCGAACGCTTCATCCAGGAAGACAACGACCCGCAATATGGCCGCGCCGTGGCCGAACGGGTCTATAACGGCCTGAAGCGCACGGGTGGCGTGCAGCCCCCGCGTGAATTCGTGCTGGTGGACCGCTCCGCCGTGGGCCTGGGCAGCGTGTTCCTGCGGCTCAAGGCAAAGGTGAACTGGCACCAGCTGTTCCAGGAAGTGGCATCGGACTTCAACGAAGCTGCACTGGCCCGGCGGCAGGCCGACGCCCTGCGCGAAGCCCGCGTGCCGCCGCCACTCGGTACACGGGCATGAGGGGAATGGGGGTGCCATGCCGCCATGCAGCCCTTGTGCTGTGGCGGCTGCATCCCCACTGTGTCTAGTCATGGCAACAGCATCGCGTAGCAGGAAAAAGAAAACGACCGACATCGACCCGGCGGACATGCCTGTCCTGTTCCAGCCGGAGCGTCAGGCGGCCAAGCCCAAGGTCAACAAATTCCGGGTCCAGTCCCCGTACGCCCCCGCGGGCGACCAGCCCACGGCCATTGCCGAGCTCGTAAGCGGCGTGGAGGGTGGCGAGCGGGACCAGGTCCTGCTGGGTGTGACCGGGTCGGGCAAGACCTTCACCATGGCCAAGATCATCGAGGCGACGCAGAAGCCGACCCTGGTGCTGGCCCCCAACAAGACGCTGGCCGCCCAGCTTTATGCGGAAATGAAGCAGTTCTTTCCCGATAACGCGGTGGAATATTTCGTCAGCTACTACGATTACTACCAGCCCGAGGCCTACGTGCCCCGGTCGGACACGTATATCGAAAAAGACAGCCAGATAAACGAACAGATCGACCGCATGCGCCATGCGGCCACGCAGGCGCTGCTGGAGCGTAACGATGTGATCATCGTGGCTTCGGTCTCGTGCATTTACGGTATCGGCTCGGTCGAGACCTATTCGCGCATGGTGGTCAAGCTGGAGGTCGGTGGCGAAATCGACCGCGACAGGCTGATCAAGGGGCTGGTCGAACTGCAGTACCGCCGCAATGACGCGGCGTTCCAGCGTGGCACCTTCCGCGTGCGGGGCGAGACGATCGACGTTTTTCCCGTCCAGAACGAGGACCGCGCCTGGCGCATCAGCCTGTTTGGCGACGAGATTGACGAGATCAGTGAATTCGACCCGCTGACGGGGGAGAAGACCGGCGACCTTGAATCCATCAGCATCTACGCCAACAGCCATTACGTCACCCCGCGGCCAACGCTGACGCAGGCGATGACGGGCATCAAGCAGGAACTGCGCGAGACGCTTGCCCGCTTCAGCGCCGAAGGCAAGCTGCTGGAAGCCGAGCGCCTGCAGCAGCGCACGACCTTCGACCTCGAGATGATCGAGACCACGGGCGTATGCAAGGGAATCGAGAACTACTCCCGCTACCTGTCCGGCCGTGCGGCGGGCGAGCCGCCGCCCACCCTGTTCGAATACCTGCCGGAAGATGCGCTGCTGATCGTCGATGAAAGCCACGTGACCGTGCCGCAGATTGGCGGCATGGAACGCGGGGACCATGCGCGTAAATCCGTGCTGGCGGAATTCGGCTTCCGCCTGCCGTCCTGTCTTGATAACCGGCCGCTGACCTTTGCCGAATGGGATTCGTACCGTCCGCAGACGGTGTTTGTCAGCGCCACCCCCGGCCCGTGGGAAATGCGGCGGGTCGAGGGCGTGTTCGCCGAACAGGTGATCCGCCCCACCGGCCTGATCGACCCGGTCACCATCGTCCGCCCCGTCGAGCACCAGGTGGACGACCTGCTGGCCGAATGCCGCCTGACCATTGCCGATGGCGGGCGCGTGCTGGTCACCACCCTGACCAAGCGCATGGCGGAAGACCTGA
This portion of the Komagataeibacter sp. FNDCF1 genome encodes:
- the uvrB gene encoding excinuclease ABC subunit UvrB, producing MATASRSRKKKTTDIDPADMPVLFQPERQAAKPKVNKFRVQSPYAPAGDQPTAIAELVSGVEGGERDQVLLGVTGSGKTFTMAKIIEATQKPTLVLAPNKTLAAQLYAEMKQFFPDNAVEYFVSYYDYYQPEAYVPRSDTYIEKDSQINEQIDRMRHAATQALLERNDVIIVASVSCIYGIGSVETYSRMVVKLEVGGEIDRDRLIKGLVELQYRRNDAAFQRGTFRVRGETIDVFPVQNEDRAWRISLFGDEIDEISEFDPLTGEKTGDLESISIYANSHYVTPRPTLTQAMTGIKQELRETLARFSAEGKLLEAERLQQRTTFDLEMIETTGVCKGIENYSRYLSGRAAGEPPPTLFEYLPEDALLIVDESHVTVPQIGGMERGDHARKSVLAEFGFRLPSCLDNRPLTFAEWDSYRPQTVFVSATPGPWEMRRVEGVFAEQVIRPTGLIDPVTIVRPVEHQVDDLLAECRLTIADGGRVLVTTLTKRMAEDLTEYMNEAGIRVRYLHSDVDTLERIEIIRDLRLGAFDVLIGINLLREGLDIPECSLVAILDADKEGFLRSRTSLIQTIGRAARNVDGRVLLYADKMTDSLAYAIEETARRREKQSLWNAEHGITPQSVRKNIGEAISSVFEQDYVTVAPTADGSVQEMVGKDYKAAIADLEKKMRAASAELEFETAARLRDEIRRLEALELGMEPPPLPQSSAGMPGTSPKAKAIARRNRGPVPLGPGGGGYDPQQAKGRRRGR